TGATCTGGGGCACATCATAAATAATACTCTGCTTCTTCTATAAATACAGggttacttattttaaaaatgtttttttcttgccAGTTATATCATTCCCTTTTCCCACTAAAGGTGGGCAAAACAGGCATTTTCACTCtacttttatagatgaggaaaaaggAGATCAAAGTGGTATAGATCGTAGCCTAGTGCTCAGGTCTGCTAGCCTCAGTTTGGGGCTCTCTGCAAGCCCATGCTCCTCCTTCCTCACAACCCTTACCTCCTCCTCTGACCCTCACCACCACCTCCAAAAATGCTTGTAATTCTTCTGGAAAATAAACCCAGCTGGCCAATGAACTTGTGCAGCTGCCCTCGACTTTCATGTAGTCAGAAGCTTTGGATGGTTCCCCAAGTAAAGCAGGAAAtactagaaatgaaattaaatgaaagcaaagcaggcatctgaaaaaattttgttttttcccttttgcatTTTAGGACCTCAAGTATTGTTCCATAGATTTATTGAATATTCCACATTGACAAAACAACCTGACAGCTCTCTTAACCCACACCCCAGATCCCTGCTCAAATTTAAGCAAAGAGCCAGGGTAGAcatggtgtttttttgtttttgttttttccccttatATAGAGCCTTCTCTCATAGGGGCTGGGATATATGGAAGCAGGGACCAAGCAAAGGAATAGGTGGGTAGGTGGAGAAGGGCATATGTAGAAGAGTACTTGTTCgcagtgtgtggtggtggtgtggtCATCTGTGATGGTAGCAAGAACAGGAACACACTGCAGAGGTGGAGAGAGAAAGCTGCACACTCTCTTTACGTCTGAAGCACTACAGGATGGGGTATATGAACGTGAGGAGTGACTGTTAGATCTGCAGAGAATCTAGCTGAGGGCGAGTATTTGTCTTTTAGCCTTGGCTTTTCTTGAGCACAGGCCATGGTCCCCAATGGCCTAATACTGCACATAGTACTCTATTTTGCACTATGGAGTGTTCCTAGCAGGAAGCGGCTCTTTCAAAAgacatatttctctctttttgttgttgcAGACCATAGGtttaagtttgtgtttatttttctcctaatcGAACCTCAAATGTTTGCTGATTCCCGATCTGTTTTACTGAGATATATGGCTATGGACGGACAAAAAGCTGTCTCATCAGTCTTTCATTATCAAAAgcagtctctccttttttttaaattgaggtatcattgatatacaatcttatgaaggtttcacatgagcaacgttgtggttttgacattcacccatactatcaagtcccctctgcccagccccaaccccattgcagtcactgtccatcagcgtagtaagatgaaaAGCAATCTCTTCTTTTTGACAGATGATGAAACATCTATAGGGGACCCAGAAGGGTTGTTCATGAAGGCTTTACAATCCCGGAAGAAGAGTAGCAGCCCTGAGCTGACTATCGAGCCAGAGAAGGCGGCCGCAGACAAAAATGCCATCAGTTTGTCAGGCTTCCAAAATGAGCAAGGAGACTTTAGCAAGGAAAGTGCACTTAGCTACGTATTATCTTATTTCTCTGGATATATGGAAGGTGCAGAATCAGCATTATTACAATTCATTAAACCTCTTCTTTCAAACTTACAAGGAGATGAGCCTGTGGGGCCTTTGCAAAACAACGCAGAGAACACTTCTCTTCCACCTGGATCCAGCATttcaactgagaaaaataaacagaaaataatctcTGTTCTGGAAGATATCATAGATGCCATGCCTCTACGTTCCAAACTTCTGAATCCCAGATTTCACCATCAAATCTCCACTAAAACATTGGAAACTGcccaattaaaagaaaacagcCCACCAGAAATTCAGAGAGTAGGGTGGAGGCTGGGGCCTTTGAAGGTGGTCATCAAGGGCCCAAAGGGCATTCGGAAGAGGCGACGCAGACAAATGAGGAAGGCTGGCATCAACGGGAAGCAGAGGGCCCAGCTCCTTGCGGAGAGCACGGCCGAGAAAAAAGGGCTCACGACGGCATCCCCAAGGGCGCCGGAGCAGCCTTACGTGGCGCAGCCCCCGAGGGAGACCGCAGGAAGCTCCTTCAGCACAGAGTCTTCATTCCGAAGGGAACAGGAGGCAGCCGTCCCTTCTGTCCAGTACTTGATGGGCAGGCCTCCTGCTTCCAATACTCCAAAATCTCTACCTGAGATTAAACCAAAATCGAAAGACCTAGCtgacagtatttttgttttagaagcTGCGAGTGCTAGAATGAGAAATATGAAGGCTTCTGAACCAAcctcacacttaagagaaaagtaCCTCTTTCCTGAATCTTTGCGGCATGCGGGTCACAAAATCCTCAAGGCCAAAATGAGTAGACAGTTCAGCAACAAAGGTTCACACAATAGCCCGATGGTTGTGAACAAGCCTCCATTCACCTAAATGAGCCTTATGAACTCTCTTTCACAAGGGGCCTTTACTTCGTCAGCACTGACTTCTCAGAAAAATCCTTTTccagatttattttctcttttggatcCAAGCCCGAAACTAACCAAAGAAACACAACGGGAACACAACAATGTGGACACTGACTTACCGTCCACAACAACagccttccctttcccagggagctcATCTCCAGGTGGCCACCGCAAAGCTCAGCTAAATGAGCAGCTGCGGTCCCTCATCACCAACACTGATGTGAAAAGGCTCATTTCTCATGTTTTCTGGAATTTGAAAATGGGCTGCTCGGAGACCCACCTGAAACCAGCCTGTGCCAAGCTCATCTTCCAAACCGGCCTCCTGATGAAGCTTCTCAGCGAGCAGCAAGAAGCAAAGGAGCCCAGGGCAGACTGGGATACAGACTAGTGGGAAACAGAAAACTACATCCATGGGAGTCCAGAAGCCCAGAGTGAACAGGAAGAGCAGGAGATCCATGAGGTGAGGATAACTCCCAAAACATTGCCCCCCAGCCTGTTAGTCAGTTTGGGACATGGCATTGAAACACCCCGGCAGGAAGACCGCAGCCCCTAGTCTGTGTCTTGTCTTGGCCTGGGCCTTTGGGGAAGACAGGGATCTCCCACTGTGCTCATGTAGAGAATGATGCCACAATTGCTGGGGTAGGCGAGGAGGGGACCTAACACCCAAGGTAAACCAAGACAAGGCAGATTTATCATTAGCATTACATTTGGTACACTCTTCAAAAACATTTATGTTACTTGCCTGAAATAATGAGATGTTATAAGAGCTTTTATCCTTTCCACCTCTTTGTTTTTGAAAagtctttttccattattttttcagTTCCCAAAAGTTCTGGTGCATGGGTATCGAATCAAAGTCATCTTGGCATTGTCAGTGACAGGAGCAGTGCTGCTGTTGATTGCAGCTTTCTGTCTCATTAAGGTAAGGACACTTAGTCCAGGATTCCAGAGGATAGTCTGTCTTTAGATTCAGAATCCACAAACTAAAAATCAAAGTCTCTCTCCCACCTCTTATACTTGATATTCCTTCTTAGTCACCAGGACCAACATATGCTTTATTCTCTTCCTGCAAAGTATATGCCTGAGACTTTTATAAAGAAATCCCCCTTTCAGGAGATCTCCGTGGAACTGACACGAGATAATGAGCCATTAGACTGTTTTGAGAAGTTTAAGAAGGCCAGAGTTGACGTGACAGTAAAATATCTTCAACTCAAAACTAAGTCAATTTGACATCAGTCATTCCCTTTCTACCAATGATTTCTTTCCTTGTTGACTGGAATTATGAGGGATGTGTAATCTCCACCCTCATGAGCGATAAGTCACCCTGGAAGAAAGGACACGGCTAAAAGATAAAAGTGTGATCTTGTTGATTCACTAGATTTACTTAGCAACTTTCTTCCCCATCACGTAAGGCATTGTGGAGATAGGTACAGTCAGATTACTGCAACCAAAAGCCCGTGTCTGGGTTTCTAAAGCACTTGGTATTGACGGTCCTTCTGGAGCTGgcttgcctgcctgccttttgTTCAATAACAGAATGGTTTGTTACTTTTCCCAACAGGCAGGGCTGACAACAACAGAGTGATTTAATTAGCCGGTAATCCTGACTCTACGCGATGAACCCAACCTCATTTCCTATGTGTACCTTTTCTACTGTCGTGGCAGCCCTCTTTCCAGCCAGAGCGACTACCCAGGATGCCCAGTCACATGCCCATTCCTACTTTTGtctgttcctttgcccatttaaaattcCCTTCTTTCACCTTGTAGAAGTCCGTTGAGTCTCTGAAAGCCAACTCAAGTTCATGTTTCTTCATGAACCCTTGCCTAAATACTCCAGTTCTGGTCCTAGTCCTTCTGTGAGACTTACTACCATTTCTTAGAGCCCATGATGAGGCATTCCTCTCCCCTGCGATGTTAATATGATAAGCAATTTTTTAAACGTCAGCTCCCCAAGAGAGAAACACCAAGGTCAACACACGGTGGAGCAGAGCAGAGATAGTTATTTTTATAGGGTTATAACAATTAATTTTCTTTACTGATCAGAACacaaatgttgaaatatttttttataaacaTGGAAACGTTTAAGtgaactaaatattttaaagtgcacTTCTGTCTTTTGTACAATAATATAATCATTCAGTCTAGGGCAATAGAAAGCAAACAAGACCACAGCCTTGAGGTCAAAACTTCAAGGTAGAGATATTTAAGGACCAAATGGCTTCCTGGCCTATCTGTCTTGAGTAAAACCTGACTGGATGGATGAACTGCTAAAGAGAAACTTGTACCTGAAGGTCACTTGGTCAGGTCGCTTTAGTGTGCCACAGAGGCCTCTCCCTGTGATGACCTGAAACCCCCTGGTTGTGTAGACACAGCTAGTCTGTGTGTGGAACAGATATATTTCTCATTGTCATGTCATACTCTGGCATTCTGACTTTTTATCAATGCTGTGATACTAATCAGTTGAGATTGCACCGAGTGAGTTCTCTCTTGGAGAGTCTCTGAGTCTAGGACACTGGTAGCTAGCATGGGGTCAGCTTGCCAAGGCCTCTGGGAAGGGAGTCATTGGCCATTGCCCAGTCAGTGACCACTGTACCCCAGGTGACAGAAGTCCTTTTGCTGTTTTGGAATTCATATAAGCTTCCATAGTGCTTTTAATGTCCATGTAGTTTAaccttgcatttatatatatgtaagtatgtatatggTTTCATTGTTTCTTCTCCTCACTtagatgataagctttttgaggacaGAGACCATGCAATGTTTTTCCTGTGGTAGACAGTAATGGTGTTCAAGGGGGAAAGAGGAGGCAATGTCAGTTCCACAGTAAGGAACAATGCCACCTAACAATGATCTGAGGTAGCATACGGAGTCCAGCAATAGACTGACCCATGTGTTAATAGGACTTTTGAAATGTCACCTTTTAATATTCTCATCGGTAGAAGAAGatgaataaatgttaatagaACAGCTCCCTAACTATATGGGGGGGGGGGGAAATAACAGCAGATCTCTATTTATCACcttaaataaacatatttcaacaaaaagaaaagaagaatccatggaagtattagaaaaaaatagaagccataagcaatatttttatatcttgtgGTGGGAAAGAGCCTTCTAAGCCTGATATGACAAGCCTTTGATATGATGCCTTGATAGATTTGGTCACCTTGCCTGTGACACCGTCAGTAGACTTAGTACTGATTTATGTCAAACTTCAGGCCAAATTCGCCATACGTTTTCTGATTTAACTCCCGCACTCCTGGAAGGATGATATCACCATCTCTCTTTCACAGATGAGGGAGATCAACTTGAGGCCCCAAAGGTAGAACCCAGTGGTGCTGAAGTGCAAAGTCTGTGCCCCTCCATCCACTGTTGTTTTCCTCATTGAAGATAAAAACCCTCAGAAATATTTGAGACATTGAAATTCAATGAAAGCCACTGAAAGGATTAGTATATTTAGTGTAAAAGTTTTCTAAATCTAGAGGAAGACAAACGATCCAGGGGAGAGAAGGACAATGGCAAGAGCAGGTTGCATGCCAGCCCTGCCGCCAGTCCCTCCACAGGACCCGGCGGGCGTGGGTTTGCAGGAAGGCCTCTGCCACCTGACGGTATAAAAACAGTGCctgatattttcttctggttaacatgtgttgttgtattttttaatccatCCAGAATTTGTTTTACTTGCTGTTTAGTGAGGTTGAGGCAGAGAATCTAACTTTTTCTCCCACATGAAGATCCAATCGTTTTAAAATCCTGTActgagttgttcatttcttcttcacTGATAAAAAATACTGTCTGTgtctggactctgttctgttgATCCAGTTATCTTTTCTTGTACTATTAAGACACTATTTAATTCCAGGTGCTAAAGAACTTATTTTGACATCTGATAGAGTGAGCTCCTGCCCTTTGATCTTATTCATACATTTCATagcttttccttcatattttctaatattttccagaaaaatattaGCTGGCtagattttagtttaaaaattatcatggggaggggcggaagatggcggcgtgagtacagcagcggaaatctcctcccaaaacaacatatatctatgaaaatataacaaagacaacccttcctagaataaagaccagaggacacaggacaatatccagaccacatccgcacctgagagaacccagcaactcgcgaagagggtaagatacaagccccggcccggcgggagccgagcgcccatccccccaactcccgccggagaagagcaggcagaggggagggagacggagcacagggctgccgaacacccagccccagccatccgggccagagtgcagggccctcgatactaggaaaacagggcagcaagaacagtgagcggacactggaggccgggtgtcggaggacataagaaaatcgcgcgaccatgtttttttttttttttttttttgcttttttgctgttttgttttggcaagcgctttttggaagtcttaaagggatagggaccccaatactagggaaacatggcagcaagaccggtgagcagaggcctgaggctggcaccggagaataaagaaaaacgagcgaccaccttttttttttttttaattaaaaaaaaatttttttttttaatttaaaattttttttctttttttttttctgacggtcgttgttttgttttgggggtgcattttggaagtcttaaaggggcagggcaggacacttaatccagaggtagggaatccggggatctctgggcaccctaac
The sequence above is a segment of the Manis pentadactyla isolate mManPen7 chromosome 4, mManPen7.hap1, whole genome shotgun sequence genome. Coding sequences within it:
- the LOC130683515 gene encoding leucine-rich repeat-containing protein 37A2-like, yielding MSNVVVLTFTHTIKSPLPSPNPIAVTVHQRSKMKSNLFFLTDDETSIGDPEGLFMKALQSRKKSSSPELTIEPEKAAADKNAISLSGFQNEQGDFSKESALSYVLSYFSGYMEGAESALLQFIKPLLSNLQGDEPVGPLQNNAENTSLPPGSSISTEKNKQKIISVLEDIIDAMPLRSKLLNPRFHHQISTKTLETAQLKENSPPEIQRVGWRLGPLKVVIKGPKGIRKRRRRQMRKAGINGKQRAQLLAESTAEKKGLTTASPRAPEQPYVAQPPRETAGSSFSTESSFRREQEAAVPSVQYLMGRPPASNTPKSLPEIKPKSKDLADSIFVLEAASARMRNMKASEPTSHLREKYLFPESLRHAGHKILKAKMSRQFSNKGSHNSPMVVNKPPFT